From Pantoea sp. Ep11b, the proteins below share one genomic window:
- a CDS encoding nicotinamide mononucleotide deamidase-related protein YfaY: MIRVEMLSTGDEVLHGQIVDTNAAWLADVLFQQGLPMTSRTTVGDSLESLIATLQSRSREADVLIVNGGLGPTSDDLSALAAARACGVALEMQHEWLAQMEAWFASRGRVMAASNRKQAEIPAGAELIDNPVGTACGFALQLNRCWIFFTPGVPSEFKVMVEQQIIPRLKAKFSPPEPPICLRLTTFGRGESDIAAELEPLSLPEGVVMGYRSSMPIIEIKLTGPASQRVAMEQVWQQVRLQLAECTIFEGTEGLPALLARELVQRGELLAVSEQYTAGLLCWQLASASVPLRGGDILPPQTETLEQQVARTRQLAAQQQATLALSVGSLDQEAISIALHTPDGSVGQRVKFSTGRHNLETRQKVVAMMAMNMLRRWLHGSEVSTGHGWIEVVETVRQ; this comes from the coding sequence GTGATTAGAGTAGAGATGCTGTCAACCGGGGATGAGGTGCTGCACGGCCAAATCGTCGATACCAACGCCGCCTGGCTGGCGGATGTGCTGTTTCAGCAGGGGCTGCCCATGACCAGCCGCACCACGGTAGGCGATTCACTGGAATCGCTGATTGCCACGCTGCAGTCACGCAGCCGCGAGGCCGACGTGCTGATTGTGAATGGCGGGCTGGGACCGACCAGCGACGATCTCAGTGCGCTGGCCGCCGCCAGAGCCTGTGGCGTGGCGCTGGAGATGCAGCACGAATGGCTGGCACAGATGGAAGCCTGGTTCGCCAGCCGGGGGCGCGTCATGGCTGCCAGCAATCGCAAGCAGGCTGAGATCCCGGCTGGCGCGGAATTGATCGATAATCCGGTTGGCACCGCCTGCGGTTTTGCTTTGCAACTTAATCGCTGCTGGATCTTCTTTACGCCCGGCGTGCCGTCGGAATTTAAAGTGATGGTGGAGCAGCAGATCATCCCGCGACTGAAAGCGAAATTCTCGCCGCCTGAGCCACCGATCTGCCTGCGGCTCACCACCTTTGGTCGCGGTGAAAGCGACATCGCCGCGGAGCTGGAGCCGCTGTCGCTGCCGGAAGGGGTGGTGATGGGTTATCGCTCCTCTATGCCGATCATCGAGATCAAGCTCACCGGCCCGGCGAGCCAGCGGGTGGCAATGGAGCAGGTGTGGCAGCAGGTTCGTCTGCAACTGGCAGAGTGCACGATTTTCGAAGGTACGGAAGGGTTACCGGCGCTGCTGGCCCGCGAGCTGGTGCAACGGGGTGAGCTGCTCGCGGTCAGCGAGCAATACACCGCCGGGCTGCTCTGCTGGCAGCTGGCGTCGGCCAGCGTACCGCTGCGCGGTGGAGATATTCTGCCGCCGCAGACGGAGACGCTGGAGCAGCAGGTCGCCCGCACCCGCCAGCTTGCAGCGCAGCAGCAGGCGACCCTCGCGCTTTCGGTGGGCAGTCTGGATCAGGAGGCGATTTCAATCGCGCTGCACACGCCGGACGGCAGCGTGGGTCAGCGTGTGAAGTTCAGCACCGGTCGCCATAATCTGGAGACGCGGCAGAAGGTGGTGGCAATGATGGCGATGAACATGCTGCGCCGCTGGCTTCACGGCAGTGAGGTTAGCACGGGTCACGGCTGGATTGAGGTAGTGGAAACGGTCCGGCAGTAA
- the elaB gene encoding stress response protein ElaB yields the protein MVNQTNQFETGLDDDIALLTETLEEVLKSSGDPADQKYIELKSKAEQALNDVKSRVSQASDSYYYRAKQAAYRADDYVHEKPWQGVGIGATAGLVLGLLLASR from the coding sequence ATGGTAAATCAGACAAATCAATTCGAAACGGGCCTCGATGACGATATTGCGTTACTGACTGAAACGCTGGAAGAAGTGCTTAAATCATCAGGCGATCCGGCCGATCAGAAGTACATTGAGCTTAAAAGCAAAGCCGAACAGGCGCTGAACGACGTGAAATCCCGCGTCAGCCAGGCGTCCGACAGCTACTACTATCGCGCGAAACAGGCCGCATACCGGGCTGACGACTATGTGCACGAGAAACCGTGGCAGGGTGTCGGTATCGGCGCAACGGCTGGCCTGGTTCTGGGTCTGCTGCTGGCGAGTCGCTAA
- the nrdB gene encoding class Ia ribonucleoside-diphosphate reductase subunit beta, whose amino-acid sequence MAYSTFSQNKNDQLKEPMFFGQSVNVARFDQQKYDIFEKLIEKQLSFFWRPEEVDVSRDRIDYQALPEHEKHIFISNLKYQTLLDSIQGRSPNVALLPLISIPELETWVETWAFSETIHSRSYTHIIRNIVNDPALVFDDIVTNEQILARAQDISRYYDDLIEMTNYWHQLGEGTHQVNGKQVVVSLRALKKQLYICLMSVNALEAIRFYVSFACSFAFAERELMEGNAKIIKLIARDEALHLTGTQHMLNLLRSGEDDPEMKEIAAECREECFELFKKAALQEKEWADYLFSGGSMIGLNKDILCQYIEYITNIRMQAVGLDLPFQTRSNPIPWINSWLVSDNVQVAPQEVEVSSYLVGQIDSEVGANDFDDFQL is encoded by the coding sequence ATGGCTTACTCCACTTTCTCACAGAACAAAAATGATCAGCTGAAAGAGCCGATGTTTTTCGGTCAGTCGGTAAACGTGGCGCGCTTCGATCAGCAAAAATATGACATCTTTGAAAAGCTGATTGAAAAGCAGCTCTCCTTCTTCTGGCGCCCGGAAGAAGTGGACGTTTCGCGCGACCGCATCGACTACCAGGCACTGCCTGAGCATGAAAAACATATTTTCATCAGCAACCTGAAGTACCAGACGCTGCTGGATTCGATTCAGGGCCGCAGCCCGAACGTGGCACTGCTGCCGCTGATCTCAATTCCTGAACTGGAAACCTGGGTTGAAACCTGGGCGTTCTCCGAGACGATCCACTCCCGTTCTTACACCCACATCATCCGTAACATCGTCAACGATCCGGCGCTGGTGTTCGACGATATCGTCACCAACGAGCAGATCCTGGCGCGTGCGCAGGATATCTCGCGCTATTACGACGATCTGATTGAGATGACCAACTACTGGCATCAGCTGGGCGAAGGCACACATCAGGTTAACGGCAAACAGGTCGTCGTCAGCCTGCGCGCCCTGAAGAAGCAGCTCTATATCTGCCTGATGAGCGTCAATGCGCTGGAAGCGATCCGTTTCTATGTCAGCTTCGCCTGTTCGTTCGCTTTCGCTGAGCGTGAGCTGATGGAAGGCAATGCCAAAATCATCAAACTGATCGCCCGCGATGAAGCCCTGCACCTGACCGGCACGCAGCACATGCTGAACCTGCTGCGCAGCGGCGAAGACGATCCCGAGATGAAAGAGATTGCCGCAGAGTGCCGCGAAGAGTGCTTCGAGCTGTTTAAGAAAGCCGCACTGCAGGAGAAAGAGTGGGCGGACTATCTGTTCAGTGGCGGTTCGATGATCGGCCTGAACAAAGATATCCTCTGCCAGTACATCGAGTACATCACCAACATCCGTATGCAGGCAGTGGGCCTGGATCTGCCGTTCCAGACCCGCTCAAACCCGATTCCGTGGATCAACTCCTGGCTGGTCTCTGACAACGTGCAGGTCGCGCCACAGGAAGTGGAAGTGAGCTCCTATCTGGTGGGTCAGATCGATTCTGAAGTGGGCGCTAACGACTTCGACGACTTCCAGCTCTGA
- the nrdA gene encoding class 1a ribonucleoside-diphosphate reductase subunit alpha produces the protein MNQSLLVTKRDGRQERIDLDKIHRVLDWAAEGLNNVSVSQVELRSHIQFYDGIRTSDIHETIIKAAADLISRDAPDYQYLAARLAIFHLRKKAYGQFEPPKLYDQVVKMVDLGKYDRHLLEDYSKEEFAQMDEFLDHWRDMNFSYAAVKQLEGKYLVQNRVSGEIYESAQFLYILVAACLFSGYPRDTRMDYIKRFYDAISTFKISLPTPIMSGVRTPTRQFSSCVLIECGDSLDSINATSSAIVKYVSQRAGIGINAGRIRALGSPIRGGEAFHTGCIPFYKHFQTAVKSCSQGGVRGGAATLFYPMWHLEIESLLVLKNNRGVEGNRVRHMDYGVQLNKMMYQRLLKGEDITLFSPSDVPGLYDAFFADQDEFERLYTKYEQDESIRKQRVKAVDLFSLMMQERASTGRIYIQNVDHCNTHSPFDPSIAPVRQSNLCLEIALPTKPLEDVNDENGEIALCTLSAFNLGAIESLDDLEELATLAVRALDALLDYQDYPIPAAQRGAMGRRTLGIGVINYAYYLAKHGVRYSDGSANGLTHKTFEAIQYYLLKASNELAKEQGACPWFNETTYAQGILPIDTYKKDLDAISNEPLHLDWEALREAIKTHGLRNSTLSALMPSETSSQISNATNGIEPPRGHISIKASKDGILRQVVPEYDRLKDQYELLWEMPNNDGYLQLVGLMQKFIDQAISSNTNYDPSRFANGKVPMKQLLKDLLTAYKFGVKTLYYQNTRDGAEDAQDDLAPSIQDDGCESGACKI, from the coding sequence ATGAACCAGAGTCTGCTCGTTACTAAACGCGATGGCCGCCAGGAGCGCATTGACCTCGACAAAATTCACCGTGTGCTGGACTGGGCTGCCGAAGGGCTGAACAACGTCTCTGTCTCACAGGTGGAACTGCGCTCTCACATTCAGTTCTATGATGGCATCAGAACCTCTGACATTCATGAGACCATCATCAAGGCCGCAGCAGACCTTATCTCTCGCGATGCCCCTGACTATCAGTACCTGGCCGCCCGCCTGGCTATCTTTCACCTGCGCAAAAAAGCGTACGGTCAGTTTGAGCCGCCGAAGCTCTACGACCAGGTGGTTAAAATGGTTGATCTGGGCAAATACGATCGCCACCTGCTGGAAGATTACAGCAAGGAAGAGTTTGCACAGATGGACGAGTTCCTCGACCACTGGCGCGACATGAACTTCTCCTATGCCGCCGTGAAGCAGCTGGAAGGCAAATATCTGGTACAGAACCGCGTCTCCGGTGAAATCTACGAGAGCGCGCAGTTCCTCTACATTCTGGTCGCGGCCTGCCTCTTCTCCGGCTATCCGCGCGACACACGTATGGATTACATCAAGCGTTTCTATGATGCGATCTCGACGTTTAAAATCTCGCTGCCGACCCCGATCATGTCCGGCGTGCGTACCCCAACGCGTCAGTTCAGCTCCTGCGTGCTGATCGAGTGCGGCGACAGCCTCGACTCCATTAACGCCACCTCCAGCGCCATCGTGAAATATGTTTCTCAGCGTGCCGGTATCGGCATCAACGCGGGCCGTATCCGTGCGCTGGGCAGCCCGATTCGCGGCGGTGAAGCGTTCCACACCGGCTGTATCCCGTTCTACAAACATTTCCAGACCGCAGTGAAGTCCTGTTCTCAGGGCGGCGTGCGTGGCGGTGCCGCTACGCTGTTCTACCCGATGTGGCATCTGGAAATCGAAAGCCTGCTGGTGCTGAAAAACAACCGTGGTGTTGAAGGCAACCGCGTGCGTCACATGGACTACGGCGTCCAGCTCAACAAGATGATGTATCAGCGCCTGCTGAAAGGCGAAGATATCACGCTGTTCAGCCCGTCTGACGTGCCTGGCCTGTATGACGCCTTCTTCGCTGATCAGGATGAATTTGAGCGCCTTTACACCAAATATGAGCAGGATGAGAGCATCCGCAAACAGCGCGTGAAAGCGGTCGATCTCTTCTCGCTGATGATGCAGGAACGCGCCTCAACCGGCCGTATCTACATCCAGAACGTTGACCACTGCAACACGCACAGCCCGTTTGATCCGAGCATCGCGCCGGTTCGCCAGTCTAACCTCTGCCTGGAAATCGCCCTGCCGACCAAACCGCTGGAAGACGTTAACGATGAAAATGGTGAGATCGCCCTCTGTACGCTTTCCGCCTTCAACCTCGGTGCGATCGAAAGCCTCGATGACCTGGAAGAGCTGGCGACCCTGGCCGTCCGCGCCCTCGATGCCCTGCTCGATTATCAGGACTACCCGATTCCGGCTGCACAGCGTGGTGCAATGGGTCGTCGTACTCTGGGTATCGGCGTCATCAACTACGCCTACTACCTGGCGAAACATGGTGTGCGCTACTCCGACGGCAGTGCAAATGGCCTGACGCACAAAACCTTTGAAGCCATTCAGTACTACCTGCTGAAAGCCTCAAACGAACTGGCGAAAGAGCAAGGTGCCTGCCCGTGGTTCAATGAAACCACCTATGCGCAGGGCATTCTGCCGATCGACACCTACAAGAAAGACCTGGATGCGATCAGCAATGAACCGCTGCATCTCGACTGGGAAGCGCTGCGTGAAGCGATCAAAACGCACGGCCTGCGCAACTCCACGCTGTCGGCACTGATGCCATCTGAGACCTCATCGCAGATCTCCAATGCCACCAACGGCATTGAGCCGCCACGCGGCCACATCAGCATCAAGGCTTCCAAAGATGGCATCCTGCGCCAGGTGGTGCCGGAGTATGACCGTCTGAAAGATCAGTATGAGCTGCTGTGGGAAATGCCAAACAACGACGGCTACCTGCAGCTGGTGGGTCTGATGCAGAAATTCATCGACCAGGCGATCTCCTCCAACACCAACTACGATCCGTCACGCTTTGCCAACGGCAAGGTGCCGATGAAGCAGCTGCTGAAAGATCTGCTGACCGCGTATAAGTTCGGCGTGAAAACGCTCTACTATCAGAACACCCGTGACGGTGCAGAAGATGCGCAGGATGACCTGGCACCTTCTATCCAGGATGATGGCTGCGAGAGCGGCGCCTGTAAGATCTAA
- the ubiG gene encoding bifunctional 2-polyprenyl-6-hydroxyphenol methylase/3-demethylubiquinol 3-O-methyltransferase UbiG: MNAQPQNHQQNVDAQEIAKFEAVASRWWDLEGEFKPLHRINPLRLGYIAEHSNGLFGKTVLDVGCGGGILAESMAREGAIVTGLDMGAEPLAVARLHAQESGVTLDYVQQTVEAHAEEHAGKYDVVTCMEMLEHVPDPRSVVHACAKLVKPGGDVFFSTLNRNPKAWLLAVFGAEYVLRMVPRGTHDVKKFIRPSELLGWVDETALRERHIIGLHYNPVTNRFKLAPGTDVNYMVHTHRAV, encoded by the coding sequence ATGAATGCACAACCGCAGAATCATCAGCAGAACGTCGATGCGCAGGAAATTGCCAAGTTTGAGGCCGTTGCCTCGCGCTGGTGGGATCTGGAGGGTGAATTTAAACCGTTGCACCGTATTAACCCCCTGCGCCTGGGCTATATCGCCGAGCACAGCAACGGCCTGTTTGGTAAAACCGTGCTCGACGTCGGCTGCGGCGGCGGCATTTTAGCCGAAAGCATGGCGCGTGAAGGCGCGATCGTCACCGGCCTGGACATGGGCGCGGAACCGCTGGCCGTGGCGCGCCTGCATGCGCAGGAGAGCGGCGTCACGCTGGACTACGTGCAGCAGACCGTGGAAGCGCACGCGGAAGAGCATGCCGGGAAATATGATGTGGTGACCTGCATGGAGATGCTGGAGCACGTCCCGGACCCGCGCTCGGTGGTTCACGCCTGTGCAAAGCTGGTCAAACCGGGCGGCGACGTCTTTTTCTCTACGCTGAACCGCAATCCAAAAGCCTGGCTGCTGGCGGTGTTTGGCGCAGAATATGTGCTGCGCATGGTGCCGCGCGGAACGCATGACGTGAAAAAGTTTATCCGCCCTTCTGAGCTGCTGGGCTGGGTCGATGAAACCGCTTTGCGCGAACGCCACATCATTGGCCTGCACTACAACCCGGTGACCAACCGTTTCAAACTGGCACCTGGGACCGACGTCAATTACATGGTCCACACCCACCGCGCCGTGTAA
- the yfaE gene encoding class I ribonucleotide reductase maintenance protein YfaE, which translates to MSRDVVILRSSGTRLECTDEHTSLLTLLEANNFCVEFQCREGYCGSCRMRLLKGEVHYPQQPLAFVQQDEILPCCCKAKGEIELEL; encoded by the coding sequence ATGAGCCGCGACGTTGTTATTCTGCGCAGTTCCGGCACCCGGCTGGAATGCACGGACGAGCACACCAGCCTGCTGACGCTGCTGGAGGCGAATAACTTCTGTGTGGAGTTTCAGTGCCGCGAAGGCTACTGCGGCTCCTGCCGGATGCGGCTGCTGAAAGGCGAAGTACACTACCCGCAGCAGCCACTGGCTTTTGTGCAGCAGGATGAGATCCTGCCCTGCTGCTGCAAAGCCAAAGGCGAGATTGAGCTTGAGTTATAA
- a CDS encoding glucan biosynthesis protein D, translating into MNRRMFMKASMAFSAVSGMTGLSTLFAQSAWAEDGIADGNAVRFDFDVLKKNAAALAKKPWGGAPGALPETLATLTPQAYNEIQYDANHSLWNNLPDRQLDVQFFHVGMGFKRRIRMFSVDGESREAREIHFRPELFNYNNAGVDTKQLEGKTDLGFAGFRAFKKPELARRDIVSFLGASYFRAVDETFQYGLSARGVAINTFSNGQEEFPDFTAFWFETPKAEDTTFTCYALLDGASLTGAYKFIIHCEEKRVVMEVENHLFARKEIRQIGISPMTSMFSCGTNERRMCNTYHPQIHDSDRLAMWTGKGEWIARPLNNPQRLQFNAYEDENPRGFGLLQLNHDFKDYQDVIGWYDKRPSLWVEPVGKWGKGAINLMEIPTTGETLDNIVCFWQPSEPVKAGSELSFAYKLYWSGLPPVRSGLARVDATRTGIGGFPEGWAPGEHFPETWCRRFAIDFIGGDLQAAAPKGIEPVITVSSGSVKQVEILYVDPLKGYRILFDWYPNSDSTQPVEMRLFLRSKEETLSETWLYQYHPPAPDQRKYVDDRQMTVG; encoded by the coding sequence ATGAATCGAAGAATGTTTATGAAAGCGTCAATGGCCTTCTCGGCCGTCAGCGGCATGACCGGCCTCTCCACGCTGTTTGCGCAATCCGCATGGGCAGAAGATGGCATTGCTGACGGGAATGCCGTGCGCTTCGATTTCGACGTACTGAAGAAAAACGCGGCGGCACTGGCGAAAAAGCCCTGGGGCGGCGCGCCTGGCGCACTGCCGGAGACCCTGGCCACGCTGACGCCGCAGGCGTACAACGAAATTCAGTATGATGCGAATCACTCGCTGTGGAACAATCTGCCGGACCGTCAGCTGGATGTGCAGTTCTTCCATGTAGGCATGGGTTTTAAGCGGCGCATCCGTATGTTCTCTGTGGATGGCGAGAGCCGTGAGGCGCGCGAAATTCACTTCCGCCCGGAGCTGTTCAACTACAACAATGCCGGTGTCGACACAAAGCAGCTGGAGGGCAAGACTGATCTCGGCTTCGCCGGTTTCCGCGCCTTTAAAAAACCAGAACTGGCTCGTCGCGATATCGTCTCTTTCCTCGGTGCCAGCTACTTCCGCGCGGTTGACGAAACCTTCCAGTATGGCCTCTCCGCACGCGGCGTCGCCATCAACACCTTCAGCAATGGACAGGAAGAGTTCCCGGATTTCACCGCCTTCTGGTTTGAAACGCCAAAAGCGGAGGACACCACCTTTACCTGTTACGCCCTGCTGGATGGTGCCAGCCTCACCGGCGCCTACAAGTTTATTATCCACTGCGAAGAGAAGCGCGTGGTGATGGAGGTGGAGAACCACCTGTTCGCCCGTAAAGAGATCCGTCAGATTGGTATCTCGCCGATGACCAGTATGTTCAGCTGCGGCACCAACGAGCGCCGCATGTGCAACACCTATCATCCGCAGATCCACGACTCCGATCGCCTGGCGATGTGGACCGGGAAAGGTGAATGGATTGCCCGTCCGCTCAACAATCCGCAGCGTCTGCAGTTCAACGCCTACGAAGATGAGAATCCGCGTGGCTTTGGCCTGCTGCAGCTCAATCACGACTTCAAAGATTATCAGGATGTGATTGGCTGGTATGACAAACGGCCAAGCCTGTGGGTGGAGCCGGTCGGCAAATGGGGCAAAGGCGCGATCAACCTGATGGAGATCCCGACCACCGGTGAAACCCTGGATAATATCGTCTGCTTCTGGCAGCCATCTGAGCCGGTCAAAGCGGGCAGCGAGCTGAGCTTCGCCTATAAACTCTACTGGAGCGGTCTGCCGCCGGTGCGCAGCGGTCTGGCGCGCGTTGACGCCACCCGTACCGGTATCGGTGGCTTCCCGGAAGGCTGGGCGCCTGGCGAACACTTCCCGGAAACCTGGTGCCGCCGCTTCGCTATCGACTTTATTGGTGGTGACCTGCAGGCCGCGGCCCCCAAAGGCATTGAGCCGGTGATCACCGTCTCATCCGGCAGCGTGAAGCAGGTTGAGATCCTCTATGTCGATCCGCTGAAAGGCTATCGCATCCTGTTTGACTGGTATCCGAACAGCGACTCCACGCAGCCGGTGGAGATGCGCCTGTTCCTGCGCAGCAAAGAGGAGACGCTGAGCGAAACCTGGCTCTATCAGTACCACCCGCCTGCGCCGGATCAGCGGAAATATGTCGACGACCGTCAGATGACGGTGGGTTGA
- the gyrA gene encoding DNA topoisomerase (ATP-hydrolyzing) subunit A: protein MSDLAREITPVNIEEELKNSYLGYAMSVIVGRALPDVRDGLKPVHRRVLYAMSVLGNDWNKPYKKSARVVGDVIGKYHPHGDSAVYDTIVRMAQPFSLRYMLVDGQGNFGSIDGDSAAAMRYTEIRMSKIAHDLLADLEKETVDFVPNYDGTEQIPEVLPTKIPNLLVNGSSGIAVGMATNIPPHNLREVINGCLAYIEDENISVEALMEHIPGPDFPTAAIINGRRGIEEAYRTGRGKIYIRARGEVEADAKTGRETIIIHELPYQVNKARLIEKIAELVKEKRVEGISALRDESDKDGMRIVIEIKRDAVGEVVLNNLYSLTQLQTSFGINMVALHQGQPKIMALKEILDAFVRHRREVVTRRTIYELRKARDRAHILEGLAIALANIDPIIELIRRAPTPAEAKAGLIAQAWDLGNVSAMLERAGDDAARPEWLDAQFGIRDGRYYLTEQQAQAILDLRLQKLTGLEHEKLLDEYKALLEQIAELLHILSSAERLMEVIREELELMRDQFGDDRRTEITANSADINIEDLINQEDVVVTLSHQGYVKYQPLSDYEAQRRGGKGKSAARIKEEDFIDRLLVANTHDTILCFSSRGRLYWMKVYQLPEASRGARGRPIVNLLPLEANERITAILPVREYTEGFNIFMATALGTVKKTALKEFSRPRSAGIIAVNLRDDDELIGVSLTNGNDEAMLFSAAGKVVRFAETAVRAMGRTASGVRGIKLAEGDRVVSLIVPREEGAIMTVTQNGYGKRTANSEYPTKSRATQGVISIKVTERNGPVIGAVQVVDSDQIMMITDAGTLVRTRVSEVSVVGRNTQGVILIRTAEDENVVGLQRVAEPVEEEELDSIDGSVAEGEDDIAPEAEIDDEEIAPEEDADGEDDAAEDEE, encoded by the coding sequence ATGAGCGACCTTGCGAGAGAAATTACACCGGTCAACATCGAAGAAGAATTAAAAAATTCTTACCTCGGTTACGCCATGTCGGTCATCGTTGGCCGAGCTTTACCCGATGTGCGTGATGGCCTGAAGCCGGTTCATCGTCGTGTACTTTATGCGATGAGCGTACTGGGTAACGACTGGAACAAACCCTATAAAAAATCTGCCCGCGTTGTCGGTGACGTTATCGGTAAATATCACCCGCATGGTGATTCCGCCGTTTACGACACTATCGTACGTATGGCCCAGCCTTTCTCCCTGCGTTACATGCTGGTGGACGGACAAGGCAACTTCGGTTCCATCGACGGCGACTCCGCCGCGGCGATGCGTTATACCGAAATTCGCATGTCGAAAATCGCCCACGACCTGTTAGCTGACCTGGAAAAAGAGACCGTCGATTTCGTGCCGAACTACGACGGCACTGAGCAGATCCCTGAGGTTCTGCCGACCAAAATCCCGAACCTGCTGGTGAACGGCTCTTCCGGTATCGCCGTAGGTATGGCAACCAATATCCCGCCGCACAACCTGCGCGAAGTGATTAACGGCTGCCTGGCTTACATTGAAGATGAGAATATCAGCGTTGAAGCGCTGATGGAGCACATTCCGGGGCCTGATTTCCCGACCGCCGCCATCATCAATGGACGCCGTGGCATCGAAGAGGCGTACCGCACCGGACGCGGTAAAATCTATATTCGTGCGCGTGGCGAAGTCGAGGCCGATGCGAAAACCGGCCGCGAAACCATCATCATTCATGAGCTGCCCTATCAGGTGAACAAAGCCCGCCTGATCGAAAAGATTGCGGAGCTGGTGAAAGAGAAGCGTGTCGAAGGCATCAGCGCACTGCGTGATGAGTCTGACAAAGACGGCATGCGCATCGTGATTGAGATTAAGCGTGATGCGGTCGGCGAAGTGGTGCTGAATAATCTCTACTCGCTGACGCAGTTGCAGACGTCGTTTGGCATCAACATGGTTGCCCTGCATCAGGGTCAGCCAAAGATTATGGCGCTGAAGGAGATTCTGGACGCCTTCGTTCGTCATCGTCGTGAAGTGGTGACGCGTCGTACCATTTATGAACTGCGCAAAGCCCGTGACCGTGCCCATATCCTGGAAGGTCTGGCGATTGCGCTGGCGAATATCGATCCGATCATCGAGCTGATTCGTCGTGCGCCAACGCCGGCAGAAGCGAAAGCGGGTCTGATCGCACAGGCGTGGGATCTCGGTAATGTGTCCGCGATGCTGGAGCGTGCAGGCGATGACGCTGCGCGTCCGGAGTGGCTTGATGCGCAGTTTGGTATCCGCGACGGTCGCTACTATCTGACCGAGCAGCAGGCTCAGGCGATTCTGGATCTGCGTCTGCAGAAACTGACCGGCCTTGAGCATGAGAAGCTGCTGGACGAGTACAAGGCGCTGCTGGAGCAGATTGCCGAGCTGCTGCACATTCTGTCGAGCGCCGAGCGTCTGATGGAAGTGATCCGCGAAGAGCTGGAGCTGATGCGCGACCAGTTTGGCGACGATCGTCGTACCGAGATCACCGCGAACTCTGCCGATATCAATATCGAAGACCTGATCAATCAGGAAGACGTTGTGGTGACGCTGTCGCATCAGGGCTACGTGAAGTATCAGCCGCTGAGCGACTATGAAGCGCAGCGTCGTGGTGGTAAAGGCAAGTCGGCCGCACGTATCAAAGAAGAGGACTTCATTGATCGTCTGCTGGTGGCCAATACCCACGATACGATCCTCTGCTTCTCAAGCCGGGGCCGTCTCTACTGGATGAAGGTGTATCAGCTGCCGGAAGCCAGCCGTGGCGCGCGCGGACGTCCAATCGTCAACCTGCTGCCGCTGGAAGCCAACGAGCGTATTACGGCGATTCTGCCGGTACGCGAGTATACCGAAGGCTTCAATATCTTCATGGCGACCGCGCTGGGAACCGTGAAGAAGACTGCGCTGAAAGAGTTCAGCCGTCCACGCAGTGCGGGCATTATTGCCGTGAATCTGCGTGACGACGATGAGCTGATCGGCGTGTCGCTGACCAACGGTAATGATGAAGCGATGCTGTTCTCCGCAGCCGGTAAAGTGGTGCGCTTTGCAGAAACCGCTGTCCGTGCGATGGGCCGTACCGCCTCGGGCGTACGCGGCATCAAGCTGGCGGAAGGCGATCGCGTCGTGTCGCTGATTGTGCCGCGTGAAGAGGGTGCCATCATGACCGTGACGCAGAATGGTTACGGTAAGCGTACGGCCAACAGCGAATATCCGACCAAGTCGCGTGCGACGCAGGGTGTGATTTCCATCAAAGTGACCGAGCGTAACGGTCCGGTGATTGGCGCGGTTCAGGTTGTCGATAGCGATCAGATTATGATGATCACCGATGCCGGTACGCTGGTACGTACCCGCGTGTCAGAAGTGAGCGTCGTGGGTCGTAATACCCAGGGTGTGATTCTGATTCGTACCGCAGAGGATGAGAATGTCGTGGGTCTGCAGCGTGTTGCTGAGCCGGTTGAAGAAGAAGAGCTGGATTCCATCGACGGCAGCGTAGCGGAAGGCGAAGATGATATTGCGCCGGAAGCAGAGATCGATGATGAAGAGATTGCACCGGAAGAGGATGCTGACGGTGAAGACGACGCGGCGGAAGACGAAGAGTAA